The Tolypothrix sp. PCC 7712 region GTGAGGGAGAAGCTCTAGTCCAGGATTTTGACTCTATCCCAGTTCGGATACTGTTCATCATTATTTATGCAATTACGCTATTGCTGCTGATTGCTCGCTGGAAAAAAGTAATTTATCTACTCCGCAAAGATAAATTTATCTGGAGTTTAGTGGCAATTGCAGTATGTTCTATTTTTTGGTCTTATGACCCAACTACTACACAGACTAGAGCTATTGGATTAGTAGGAACAAGTTTATTTGGAATTTACTTAGCTACACGTTATACCCTCAAAGAACAGCTCGAGTTATTGGCATGGACATTTGGTTTAGCAGTTATTTTAAGTTTGATGTTTTCTGTAGGATTACCCAAATATGGTGTAATGGGTGGGGTACATGCTGGAGCTTGGCGGGGTATTTACCCTCATAAAAATTCTTGTGGCATTATCATGATGCTAAGTGCGCTGGTATTTTTGCTACTTGCTATTGACAAGAAAGAAAGGTCTCTGCCTTTGTGGTTGGGATTTGGATTGTCAATAATCATGTTGTTAATGACAAGATCAACATCATCTCTTTTAAATTTTGGGAATATGATGTTCGCATTCTTCTTCTTTCGAGGATTACGCTTGCGATTAGATATGATGATTCCCGCCTTATGCTTTTTTGGTTCTATATTTGCCAGTTTATTTATCATCCTGCAGTCAAATAGCGATAGTATCCTGGCTTCTTTCGGTAAAGGTTCTAACCTCAGTGGTCGTACAGATCTATGGTTGGCTGTATTGGATATGATTTGGAAAAAGCCTTTGCTAGGCTATGGTTACGGTGCTTTTTGGCTAGGGGAAAATAGTGAAGCTGTTAATGTTTGGTACGCAGTTGGTTGGAAAGCACCTTATGCTCACAATGGATGGTTAGATATTTGGCTGACAGTAGGAATTTTAGGATTATTATTATGTGCATTAGGTTTTACATTCAGTTTAATACGGTCATTTATTTGGGTTTATCAAACCAAAACTGTTGATGCTTTTTGGCCTGGTATTTACATTACATATATCTTTTTAGCTAATATGACAGAAACAACATTTATGGTGCAAAATGATATATCTTGGGTGCTATATGTGGCAGTAGGACTCACAGTATTACTACCACCAAAAACTCATAATCAACAGTTAAATAAACAGAAATTTATTTGAAATAAATTATTTAATAATTTAAATCATGAATAAAATTAAAATATTGATGATTGGCGCAAGTCTTCAACAGAATGGAGGCATTGCAACTGCTGAGAAATTAATAATTAATTATATTAATTATCTTATAGATATTGAGCATATAACTAGCCACGATGAAGGTTCAATTGTCCACAGATTAATAGTATTTACTAAAGCTTTAATCAAGTTAATCTGGTGTCTGACAATTCAAAAAATTGCCCTTGTACATATTCATCTTTCAGATGGAGGGAGTGTTTTACGTAAAGCAATTTTGCTAATTGTAACAGCAATATTTGGCAAGCCTGTATTAATGCACGCTCATGGGGCAGAATTTCATGTAACTTACAGTAAATTACCGCTATGGGCACAAAAAACTGTCAGTTGGGTATTTCGCCAAAGCCAAGGATTTATCGTGCTTTCCAATACTTGGAAAGACTATTATGTGAGCAACTTAGGATTAAATCCAAAACAAGTGATTGTGATGCCTAATCCCACAGAAATACCTGCTGAAATTCCCAATCGGGCTAACTCTACTCAGCTAAATTTAGTTTTTTGTGGACGGGTAGGTCAACGTAAAGGTGCATTTGATTTAATTGAGGCGTTTGCTAAATTGCCTGATAGCCAAAAAGCTCATACCAAGTTGATTTTGGCAGGAGATGGTGAGATTAGCAAAGCACAAGAATTAGCCGATAATCTCAACCTAACAGAGAAGGTAACTTTTTTAGGTTGGATTGATGCAAAACAAATGAATGAGCTATTATCCCAAGCCAATATATTTGTTTTGCCTTCCTATAACGAAGGTCTACCTATGGCTATTTTAGAAGCTATGGGCTGGGGGTTACCCATAATTGCAACACCTGTTGGGGGTATACCTGAATTAATAGTTAACCAGCAAAATGGTCTTTTAGTTACCCCGGGAAATATACAAGAGCTATCGCAAGCGATACAATTATTAATTGCAGATGAAAGTTTACGCCTGGCTCTAGGGAAAGTTGCTAGAAAAAATGTTGAGCCGTTTGATATTAAAAATTATTGTCATAATTTAGCCGAAACCTATTATTCAATATCTAACTTTCATCCAACTGAGGAGATACTGCATGAGAATTAATATTTGTGGTGTGGAGATAGATAAATATAGTTTTGAGGAAGTTACTAGCCAAATTGTCAATCATGCGATTTCTAGGAGTCAGCCCGAATATGTGGTTACTCCTAATGCTATGCATATTTTAACTTTACAAAAAGATGCTTATTTTAGAGAAATTTACCGCCAAGCTTTTTTAGTAGTACCAGATGGTGTATCTCTTTTATGGGCCGCTAAATTTTTGCAAACCCCCTTAAACGGCAGAGTGAACGGCACAGATTTGTTTGAAAAGCTCTGTGCTGTAGCAGCAGAAAAAGGGTTAAAGATATTTTTATTAGGTGGTCGTCCGGGAGCAGCAGATCAAGCTAAACAAAAGCTCAAAGCTAGACATCCAAATCTGTCAATTGTGGGTACTTATTGTCCCCCTTATGGATTTGAAAACCAGCCAGAAGAATTAGCCGCAATTAATTCTAAAATTAAAGCTGCCTCTCCCGATATTCTATTTGTAGGATTGGGAGCACCCAAACAAGAGAAATGGATAGCTCAGAATTATCAAGAGTTAGAAGTACCAATTTCTGTTGGTATTGGCGTAAGCTTTGAGCTAGTGGCTGATATGGTCACAAGAGCGCCAGTCTGGATGCAAAAGTCAGGTCTAGAATGGTTGTTTCGGCTGATAGTTGAACCTAGCCGTTTGTGGAAGCGATATATCCTGGGCAATCCTACATTTATTTGGCTGGTATTGAAGCAGCGTTTTCAGACATTAATGTTGAACTAATCATCAATAAATAATCAGAGGGTAGAAGAGTGAAAATTAGTATTGGTATACTTGCTTATAACGAAGCTAATTGTATTAGCAACACACTGCAATCTTTATTTGCACAGAGTATATTTCAAACAGCTGATAGTAATACAGCAATTGAAATTGTGGTAGTACCCAATGGTTGCACTGATGAGACAGATGCGATCGCACGTACCACATTAGAAAAGTTAGTTCAGTCTACCGTTAATCCTGCTGTTTCTGGAAAAGTCTGCGAAGTTAAAGAAGCAGGTAAGCCTAATGCTTGGAATAATTACGTCCATCAGTTTTCTGACCCCAGTGCCGATTACATATTCCTGATGGATGCGGATATTCAATTTCTGGCTCCTACTACTCTGCATTCAATGGTAGAAGCTCTGGAAGTCAATCCTCATGCTTGTGTATCTGTAGATACATTAGTCAAGGATGTAGCCCTGAAGGAGAAGAAAAGTTTAATAGATCAGCTATCGCTGGCTGTTTCTAAAGTATCAGGAGCTAAATCAGTCTGGATTTGCGGGCAGCTTTATTGTGCTAGGGCTGACGTATTACGTAGAATTTGGATGCCCAAAGGTATTGAAGTAGAAGACGGCTTTTTGTGGAAGATGGTTGTGACCAACTTGTTAACTTCCCCAGAAGTACCAGAACGGGTGGTACGTGCTGATTCTGCATCCCATGTATTTGAAGCTTATACTGACATTCGTCGCTTACTCCGCCATGAACGATGGTTGATTTTAGCTAACACCATCAACACATTGATTTATGAAGACTTACAAGCCATCTGCAACCAGCACCAAGATGCAGGTGCAATTATCAAAGCTCGCAATGAACAAGATCCATTATGGGTCAGCAAGTTAATCCAAGCCAACGTTTCCCAAAAAAGCGGTTGGGTAATTCCCTCATGGTTGCTGTTACGTCGATTTAATAGCTTGCTGCAATTATCCTTACATAAGGCAGTGCTGTTTTTGCCTGTAGCAGTCACCGCATTTTGTGTAGACCTACTGGTTTGTTTGCAAGCCAATGATAAATTAAACAATTGGCAAGAATACATTTCTAATAAGGCGTGAATCTATCCAGTAGCAGTGATCAACTGTGTAGCCTAGAACGTTAAGGGTCAAGGATCATAGAGTCATAAGTCAAAAGGTGCATCTTCATTTTTCCCAGTCATACATCCCCGATCCCCACTACCCCCCAAGTTCCCCAGTCCCTATTTTCAAATCGATAAACTTAGCTCACAACATGAGGATGATGCGAAATGGTAAGAAATAGGATGCTGAATAGAAGAGGATTCTTGTACTTAGGCTTAGGAACAGCGGCAAGTATAGGTGCTTTGACAATTAGCAAAGCAATGCCCCCAAAGAAAACTATACCTGTATCGCCTTTACGCAGAGACTTTCAGGTAGTAGGACAAACTCCTTTAAAAATCCGTGCTGCTAGTAAGGGGTTAATTTATGGGGCAGATTGCGGCACTTTAAATTTAGAAGCAGAGCCAGAGCTAGCAAAACTGCTGGTCAGAGAATGCTCAATGTTAGTTGCTGGCTTTCTTAAGTGGGATTTACTACGTCCAACTCCCGATAGTTTTGATTTTAAGCGGGGCGATTGGTTCGCCAAATTTGCACGCAATAATAAGATGTTGTTGCGCGGACACACTTTAGTATGGTACATGTCTTTGCCTGCTTGGTTTAAAGAGACAGTTAACAAGCAAAATGCCAAGCAGTTTTTGACACAACACATTCAAAAAGTGATGGGTCATTATGCCGGACAAATGCATTCTTGGGATGTGGTCAATGAAGCGATCGCAGTCGAGGATGGATACTCTAGAGGTTTGCGAAAGATGCCTTGGTTAGAGTTTTTGGGGCCAGATTATATTGAAATGGCTTTTCGGATTGCAGCCCAAGCAGACCCCAAAGCTCAATTAGTATATAACGACTATGGGCTGGAATATGACACTCCTGAAAATGAAGCGAAAAGGAATGCCGTTTTAAAGTTACTCGAGCATTTAAAATCTAGAGAAGTCCCAATTCATGCCTTTGGCATTCAATCTCATCTGTTAGCTCATGAAACTCGCTTTAATCCTCAAAAATTACAAAAATTCTTGAAAGAAGTGGCTGACTTGGGTCTTAAAATCATGGTGACAGAGCTGGATGTCATAGACCAAGAATTACCTGCGGATGTGGCTGTTCGCGATCGCATAGTTGCTGCAGCTTATGAAGATTATCTAGGTGCAGTCTTAGAAGTACCAGCAGTTAACACTGTGATCAATTGGGGATTGAGCGATCGCCATACTTGGCTGGCAGAATTTCAAGCTCGTAAAGATGGCGCAGCAGTCAGACCCTTAGCCTGGGATGCTGACTTCAAACCGAAATTGGCATGGAATGCGATCGCCAGAGCTTTTGACAAAGCGCCTAAACGCTAAGTTTTAGTATTTTTACTGAAACCAATAACAGCTCTTATCAATAACTTCATGGTTTTTTAATCTAATTAGTATATACTACTGATACTAATTAGATAGTAGTCTTAATTTAAATAGTAATATTTAACGCCCATATCCAGTAAGTAGTTGTTTACTTCATTGCCTTGAACCTGCACTTTTGAAAACTTTTTGTTGGGATGAGCTATGGAATCAAGAGAATCTATTGATTTCGACTTGAGTCGTTATTTATCGATGGTGAAACGGCAATGGATACCGGCAGCCAGTATCTTTGCATCGACAGTGGCTCTTAGTGTTGTCGCAACAACATTGCTCAAGCCATCCTATGAAGCAGAAGGCAAACTATTATTTAAAACACCCACTTTTAATGTCGTGGGATCTGAACTCTTACCTAGCGAAAGTCAAGCTAGAGGGGACTTAAGACCTTTAGTATCAACTCAGAACCCGATTACTACTCAAATAGAAGTAATCACTTCACCTTTGTTGTTGCAAAAAACCATAGATGAACTACAACTAAAAAACAAAGAAGGTAAACCTTTAACACCAGAAGTACTCAAAAAAGCCCTAAATATTAAAATAATTGGTGGCACAGATGTGTTGCTAGTTAGCTATCAAAGTCCTAACCCTCAAGAAGCGGCCGCAGTAGTTAACAACGTGATGAATCTCTACTTAGAGAATGATATTCTCACCAATCGCGCCGAAGCGGAAGCAACACGCAAATTTATGGCTAAACAACTTCCTAACAATAGAAGTGCTGTTCAGGATGCGGAAGCGGCGCTCCGCATATTTAAACAAAAATATAACATCGTAGATTTGGCAGAGGAGACGCGATCTGCAGTTGCAATTATTGGCAATTTAGACAGTAACATTAACGGTGTTAAAGCTGACTTCGATCAAGCAACTGCTCAAACTAATGAACTGCGTCAAAAAGTAAATTTAAATTCTCAAGAGGCTCTTTCGGCAAGTGCTGTCAGTCAGTCACCTGCGGTACAAGGAATTCTCACTCAACTGCAAGACATAGACAGACAATTAGCCAGCGAACGCAGCCGATTCTTAGATGATAATCCAGTAATTATTAACTTAGAACAAAGGAAAACTAACTTACAAGCTCTCCTCAAACAAGAAATTGGCCAAACTGGTGCTGGGCCAGTCAATTATCCACCAAAAACCCTACAAATAGGGGAAACCAAACAAAACCTCATTAGAGATTTTCTGCAATCAGAAGTTCAACGTCGAGGTTTAGAACAAAAACTGACTTCGTTGTACAATTCTCGCTCTGTTTACGAACAAAGGGTAAGAATCATACCCCAACTAGAACAACAACAAAGGGATCTAGAAAGGAGATTGGAAGTTGCCCAATCAACCTACCAAACTCTCTTAAAAAAGGTTCAAGAATTACAATTAGCAGAAAACAATAATACACCAAATGCTCGAATCATTGCTAAAGGTTCTGTCCCCATCAAACCAACATTAGGACTGAAACCTTTCATTTTGGTGCTAGGTGTTTTATTAGGTGCATTTTTAGCCACCACTGCTGTCATCTTCTTAGAAACCAGAGATAGATCTCTGAAAACACTGAAGGAAATCAGAGAAATATTTGGTTATACCTTATTAGGCATAGTACCCTCATCTACGAAAAAGATTCGCTCTCGTTATCGCGAAACAGAGATAGCTACTCAAGAAATTGCAGTTATCGATTCACCTAGTTCCTTAACTAGCGAAATTTACCGGATGATTCAGGCTAATCTGAGATTCCTGAGTTCAGATAAGGTACTCAAAACCATTGTGGTGAGTAGCGCAGTTCCCAAAGAAGGTAAATCTACAGTTTCCGCCAACTTAGCAGCTGCGATCGCGCAATTAGGACGCAAAGTCTTATTAATTGATGCTGATATGCGAGTTCCGACACAGCATCATCTCTGGCAAATTACTAATACAGCGGGTTTGAGTGAAGTACTGGTAGGTGAAGCTGAATTCAAAACGGCTGCATCTAACGTCATTGAAAATCTAGATGTCTTAACAGCTGGGGTTAGACCTCCTAATCCATTAGCTTTGTTGGATTCTAAACGGATGGCGACATTAATTCAAGAATTCTCTAATCAATATGACTTTGTCATTATTGATGCTCCACCTCTATTGTTGGCTGCTGATGCTGTGACTTTAAGCCACATGACTGATGGCATTTTACTAGTGGCTCGTCCCGGGGTAATTGATTCTAACAGCGCTAATAATGCCAAAGAATTGTTACAGCGCTCCGGTCAAAATGTCTTAGGTTTATTAGTGAATGGCATCAATGAGAAAAATGAGTCTAGCAATGATTTCTATCATGCTAAAGAATATTTTAGTGCTGACACAGTAACAACGGAATCTGGAGCTGGAGTCAGAACTTGGAGCCAGAG contains the following coding sequences:
- a CDS encoding glycosyltransferase family 4 protein, whose amino-acid sequence is MNKIKILMIGASLQQNGGIATAEKLIINYINYLIDIEHITSHDEGSIVHRLIVFTKALIKLIWCLTIQKIALVHIHLSDGGSVLRKAILLIVTAIFGKPVLMHAHGAEFHVTYSKLPLWAQKTVSWVFRQSQGFIVLSNTWKDYYVSNLGLNPKQVIVMPNPTEIPAEIPNRANSTQLNLVFCGRVGQRKGAFDLIEAFAKLPDSQKAHTKLILAGDGEISKAQELADNLNLTEKVTFLGWIDAKQMNELLSQANIFVLPSYNEGLPMAILEAMGWGLPIIATPVGGIPELIVNQQNGLLVTPGNIQELSQAIQLLIADESLRLALGKVARKNVEPFDIKNYCHNLAETYYSISNFHPTEEILHEN
- a CDS encoding glycosyltransferase family 2 protein, whose product is MKISIGILAYNEANCISNTLQSLFAQSIFQTADSNTAIEIVVVPNGCTDETDAIARTTLEKLVQSTVNPAVSGKVCEVKEAGKPNAWNNYVHQFSDPSADYIFLMDADIQFLAPTTLHSMVEALEVNPHACVSVDTLVKDVALKEKKSLIDQLSLAVSKVSGAKSVWICGQLYCARADVLRRIWMPKGIEVEDGFLWKMVVTNLLTSPEVPERVVRADSASHVFEAYTDIRRLLRHERWLILANTINTLIYEDLQAICNQHQDAGAIIKARNEQDPLWVSKLIQANVSQKSGWVIPSWLLLRRFNSLLQLSLHKAVLFLPVAVTAFCVDLLVCLQANDKLNNWQEYISNKA
- a CDS encoding O-antigen ligase family protein, with the translated sequence MKKLLGFFERAFTVLSLLHYSGGPLVLILMGGQSEGEALVQDFDSIPVRILFIIIYAITLLLLIARWKKVIYLLRKDKFIWSLVAIAVCSIFWSYDPTTTQTRAIGLVGTSLFGIYLATRYTLKEQLELLAWTFGLAVILSLMFSVGLPKYGVMGGVHAGAWRGIYPHKNSCGIIMMLSALVFLLLAIDKKERSLPLWLGFGLSIIMLLMTRSTSSLLNFGNMMFAFFFFRGLRLRLDMMIPALCFFGSIFASLFIILQSNSDSILASFGKGSNLSGRTDLWLAVLDMIWKKPLLGYGYGAFWLGENSEAVNVWYAVGWKAPYAHNGWLDIWLTVGILGLLLCALGFTFSLIRSFIWVYQTKTVDAFWPGIYITYIFLANMTETTFMVQNDISWVLYVAVGLTVLLPPKTHNQQLNKQKFI
- a CDS encoding endo-1,4-beta-xylanase; the encoded protein is MVRNRMLNRRGFLYLGLGTAASIGALTISKAMPPKKTIPVSPLRRDFQVVGQTPLKIRAASKGLIYGADCGTLNLEAEPELAKLLVRECSMLVAGFLKWDLLRPTPDSFDFKRGDWFAKFARNNKMLLRGHTLVWYMSLPAWFKETVNKQNAKQFLTQHIQKVMGHYAGQMHSWDVVNEAIAVEDGYSRGLRKMPWLEFLGPDYIEMAFRIAAQADPKAQLVYNDYGLEYDTPENEAKRNAVLKLLEHLKSREVPIHAFGIQSHLLAHETRFNPQKLQKFLKEVADLGLKIMVTELDVIDQELPADVAVRDRIVAAAYEDYLGAVLEVPAVNTVINWGLSDRHTWLAEFQARKDGAAVRPLAWDADFKPKLAWNAIARAFDKAPKR
- a CDS encoding GumC family protein codes for the protein MESRESIDFDLSRYLSMVKRQWIPAASIFASTVALSVVATTLLKPSYEAEGKLLFKTPTFNVVGSELLPSESQARGDLRPLVSTQNPITTQIEVITSPLLLQKTIDELQLKNKEGKPLTPEVLKKALNIKIIGGTDVLLVSYQSPNPQEAAAVVNNVMNLYLENDILTNRAEAEATRKFMAKQLPNNRSAVQDAEAALRIFKQKYNIVDLAEETRSAVAIIGNLDSNINGVKADFDQATAQTNELRQKVNLNSQEALSASAVSQSPAVQGILTQLQDIDRQLASERSRFLDDNPVIINLEQRKTNLQALLKQEIGQTGAGPVNYPPKTLQIGETKQNLIRDFLQSEVQRRGLEQKLTSLYNSRSVYEQRVRIIPQLEQQQRDLERRLEVAQSTYQTLLKKVQELQLAENNNTPNARIIAKGSVPIKPTLGLKPFILVLGVLLGAFLATTAVIFLETRDRSLKTLKEIREIFGYTLLGIVPSSTKKIRSRYRETEIATQEIAVIDSPSSLTSEIYRMIQANLRFLSSDKVLKTIVVSSAVPKEGKSTVSANLAAAIAQLGRKVLLIDADMRVPTQHHLWQITNTAGLSEVLVGEAEFKTAASNVIENLDVLTAGVRPPNPLALLDSKRMATLIQEFSNQYDFVIIDAPPLLLAADAVTLSHMTDGILLVARPGVIDSNSANNAKELLQRSGQNVLGLLVNGINEKNESSNDFYHAKEYFSADTVTTESGAGVRTWSQR
- a CDS encoding WecB/TagA/CpsF family glycosyltransferase, with the translated sequence MRINICGVEIDKYSFEEVTSQIVNHAISRSQPEYVVTPNAMHILTLQKDAYFREIYRQAFLVVPDGVSLLWAAKFLQTPLNGRVNGTDLFEKLCAVAAEKGLKIFLLGGRPGAADQAKQKLKARHPNLSIVGTYCPPYGFENQPEELAAINSKIKAASPDILFVGLGAPKQEKWIAQNYQELEVPISVGIGVSFELVADMVTRAPVWMQKSGLEWLFRLIVEPSRLWKRYILGNPTFIWLVLKQRFQTLMLN